The following coding sequences are from one Zalophus californianus isolate mZalCal1 chromosome 15, mZalCal1.pri.v2, whole genome shotgun sequence window:
- the C15H10orf82 gene encoding uncharacterized protein C10orf82 homolog isoform X1 — translation MSASGIMESSETFMRHLPIAPGYSGFVPYLSCQQASSKDNMAHCLKIFQESTQHYKNQMEEFRCSVATARRLKPVCSEETVLRALYQYYRQYHPLNLECKNRKKPFQEPPIPGWAGYLPRARVTELGCATRYAVMARNCYRDFLGIMEQAKRAHLKPFEEIYGVGSTQPPSAPSPEVLQYGGQLPRYPDFSLPGGSCLGYGRPLTEDPRPPVTCGCAQRTNMSCNGKIYLEPLSSAKYAES, via the exons ATGTCAG CCAGCGGAATCATGGAGTCTTCCGAGACCTTCATGAGACATCTGCCAATCGCACCAGGCTACAGTG GTTTTGTGCCCTACCTTAGCTGCCAGCAAGCCTCCAGCAAGGACAACATGGCCCACTGTCTGAAGATCTTCCAGGAGAGCACACAGCACTATAAAAACCAGATGGAGGAATTTCGCTGCTCGGTGGCCACTGCCCGGAGGCTGAAGCCCGTCTGCTCCGAGGAGACCGTCCTGCGGGCGCTCTACCAGTACTATCGGCAATACCACCCCCTGAATCTGG AatgcaaaaacagaaagaaaccttTCCAGGAGCCCCCGATCCCTGGCTGGGCTGGCTACCTCCCGAGAGCCAGGGTCACCGAATTGGGCTGCGCCACGCGGTATGCTGTCATGGCCAGAAACTGCTACAGGGACTTCCTGGGCATCATGGAGCAGGCCAAGAGGGCGCACCTGAAGCCATTTGAGGA AATATATGGAGTTGGGTCCACACaacctccttctgccccttctccagaAGTTTTGCAGTATGGAGGGCAGCTGCCCCGATATCCGGATTTTTCTCTCCCAG GTGGGAGCTGTCTTGGCTACGGAAGACCCCTGACAGAGGACCCCAGACCTCCAGTGACGTGTGGCTGTGCCCAAAGGACAAATATGTCGTGCAACGGGAAGATTTATCTTGAGCCACTGTCCTCAGCAAAGTATGCAGAAAGCTGA
- the C15H10orf82 gene encoding uncharacterized protein C10orf82 homolog isoform X2, producing the protein MESSETFMRHLPIAPGYSGFVPYLSCQQASSKDNMAHCLKIFQESTQHYKNQMEEFRCSVATARRLKPVCSEETVLRALYQYYRQYHPLNLECKNRKKPFQEPPIPGWAGYLPRARVTELGCATRYAVMARNCYRDFLGIMEQAKRAHLKPFEEIYGVGSTQPPSAPSPEVLQYGGQLPRYPDFSLPGGSCLGYGRPLTEDPRPPVTCGCAQRTNMSCNGKIYLEPLSSAKYAES; encoded by the exons ATGGAGTCTTCCGAGACCTTCATGAGACATCTGCCAATCGCACCAGGCTACAGTG GTTTTGTGCCCTACCTTAGCTGCCAGCAAGCCTCCAGCAAGGACAACATGGCCCACTGTCTGAAGATCTTCCAGGAGAGCACACAGCACTATAAAAACCAGATGGAGGAATTTCGCTGCTCGGTGGCCACTGCCCGGAGGCTGAAGCCCGTCTGCTCCGAGGAGACCGTCCTGCGGGCGCTCTACCAGTACTATCGGCAATACCACCCCCTGAATCTGG AatgcaaaaacagaaagaaaccttTCCAGGAGCCCCCGATCCCTGGCTGGGCTGGCTACCTCCCGAGAGCCAGGGTCACCGAATTGGGCTGCGCCACGCGGTATGCTGTCATGGCCAGAAACTGCTACAGGGACTTCCTGGGCATCATGGAGCAGGCCAAGAGGGCGCACCTGAAGCCATTTGAGGA AATATATGGAGTTGGGTCCACACaacctccttctgccccttctccagaAGTTTTGCAGTATGGAGGGCAGCTGCCCCGATATCCGGATTTTTCTCTCCCAG GTGGGAGCTGTCTTGGCTACGGAAGACCCCTGACAGAGGACCCCAGACCTCCAGTGACGTGTGGCTGTGCCCAAAGGACAAATATGTCGTGCAACGGGAAGATTTATCTTGAGCCACTGTCCTCAGCAAAGTATGCAGAAAGCTGA